Proteins from a genomic interval of Orbaceae bacterium lpD02:
- a CDS encoding KilA-N domain-containing protein: MNIIKFDFKGHQVGFNNDGWINATEAAKKFGKKPAKWLELPSTGSYIDALAKALGFDVRKSDFELVKTTRGGAKSGTWFHPKLAVAFARWLSDDFGVWCDLQIDKLIRSQKVSYTDEQVMAILTHRKPQSWDKKFQDPFYQALSKMTSLPFNNHIGGCPALFGLITQKWVYGIVLPKFVYKSIKDKLNKGDKIHQYLKPEALKSVEDQLIAITTIAKGCIDYKDFEARCSTIFNIQGQMKFILAA, from the coding sequence ATGAATATTATTAAATTTGATTTTAAGGGACATCAAGTAGGCTTTAATAATGATGGGTGGATAAATGCAACTGAAGCAGCAAAAAAGTTTGGTAAAAAACCAGCTAAATGGTTAGAGCTTCCAAGTACGGGTAGTTATATTGATGCGCTAGCTAAGGCTCTAGGGTTCGATGTCCGAAAATCGGACTTTGAGTTAGTTAAAACAACTAGAGGTGGAGCAAAATCAGGAACATGGTTTCATCCAAAGTTAGCGGTAGCATTTGCTCGGTGGTTATCTGATGATTTTGGAGTTTGGTGCGATTTACAAATAGATAAATTAATTCGCTCACAGAAAGTCAGTTACACCGATGAACAAGTTATGGCAATTTTAACACATAGAAAGCCTCAATCATGGGATAAGAAATTTCAAGATCCGTTCTATCAAGCATTATCTAAAATGACCAGTTTACCATTCAATAATCATATTGGAGGCTGTCCTGCATTATTCGGGCTAATTACTCAAAAATGGGTATATGGAATCGTGTTACCTAAATTTGTTTATAAAAGCATTAAAGACAAATTAAATAAAGGTGACAAGATCCATCAGTATTTAAAACCTGAGGCTTTAAAGTCAGTAGAAGATCAGTTAATCGCTATAACGACTATTGCAAAAGGTTGTATTGACTATAAAGACTTTGAAGCGAGATGCTCAACCATCTTTAACATTCAAGGACAAATGAAATTTATCTTAGCCGCCTAG
- a CDS encoding DUF6246 family protein, whose amino-acid sequence MIRVDIGEILIKQRLKGFLSDKNIEFKLTPSFENISKIGDSEQIIDIYSTLVNNRHMQLLQSFNKSMNKLVTKEIKTHIKRQEKLASLVIDCCCDEDASELALSSDTKINIAISLLKYGISGHANIRVSQRNEVKQYQPKFDVNQYISNARVHLGLSLNDAMRLTMTEYIILMANKYPDNDGFTAKEYDSVMDAYEKRRAERLKTYQ is encoded by the coding sequence ATGATAAGGGTTGATATAGGCGAAATATTAATAAAACAAAGGTTAAAGGGATTTTTAAGCGATAAAAATATAGAGTTTAAACTAACTCCATCATTTGAAAATATCTCAAAAATTGGAGATTCAGAGCAAATTATTGATATCTATTCAACCCTCGTCAATAACCGGCACATGCAATTATTACAATCATTTAATAAGAGCATGAATAAATTAGTAACTAAAGAAATAAAAACACATATAAAGCGACAAGAAAAGCTAGCTAGTTTAGTGATTGATTGCTGCTGTGATGAAGATGCAAGCGAATTAGCGCTAAGTTCGGATACTAAAATAAACATAGCCATATCGCTTTTGAAATACGGTATAAGTGGCCATGCGAATATAAGAGTATCTCAACGTAACGAAGTTAAGCAATACCAACCAAAATTTGATGTAAACCAATACATCAGTAATGCTCGTGTTCATTTAGGCTTATCGCTTAATGACGCAATGAGGCTCACAATGACTGAGTATATTATTCTGATGGCAAATAAATATCCAGACAATGATGGCTTTACCGCGAAAGAATACGATAGCGTGATGGACGCTTACGAAAAACGACGAGCGGAACGACTTAAAACATATCAATGA
- a CDS encoding major capsid protein, protein MTLHIFQQQVSTAATELVAQSVQEFNAASGGALVLGGGDHIGDYVEQTSWQLLGGLAQRRNAYGGGTLVPQELGQLLDRMIKVDGRIGPISVTPTMMKRLGKDVAEAAAVVAAQSAEAMMQDYLNTTGAALKAAISANNEAVTDLSTAAGVSPSLRGLNKGARPFGDAHSRLVTWLMDGATYNDFIDETLTNANRLFQIGNISIMQDGMGRRFVVSDIPALSDGDKQNVLGLTVGAAAVATSPLIMKAQDVLGQENVKALMQGEYDFTLGVRGYQWAKDSIKSPTNAQISDSANWGKIATSIKDTAGVLVTFGKSITKSAPAK, encoded by the coding sequence ATGACATTACATATTTTTCAACAACAAGTATCAACTGCGGCTACTGAGTTAGTCGCGCAATCAGTACAAGAATTCAATGCTGCATCTGGTGGTGCTTTAGTGCTCGGTGGAGGTGATCATATTGGTGATTACGTAGAGCAAACATCATGGCAATTGCTCGGTGGACTTGCTCAGCGTCGTAATGCTTATGGTGGCGGAACATTAGTACCTCAAGAATTAGGACAGCTATTAGACCGCATGATTAAGGTTGATGGACGCATTGGTCCTATCTCTGTTACTCCAACTATGATGAAACGCTTAGGTAAAGATGTAGCAGAAGCGGCAGCAGTTGTTGCCGCTCAATCAGCCGAAGCAATGATGCAAGATTATTTAAATACTACAGGGGCTGCATTAAAAGCTGCTATTTCAGCTAATAACGAAGCTGTAACAGACCTATCCACCGCTGCAGGTGTATCACCTTCTCTAAGAGGATTAAATAAAGGAGCTAGACCATTTGGTGATGCTCACTCTCGTTTAGTTACATGGCTAATGGATGGTGCGACTTATAATGATTTTATTGATGAGACACTGACTAATGCAAATCGACTATTCCAGATTGGTAATATTTCTATAATGCAAGATGGTATGGGGAGACGCTTTGTTGTTTCTGATATTCCAGCGTTATCTGATGGTGATAAACAAAACGTATTAGGATTAACTGTTGGCGCAGCTGCGGTAGCAACTTCACCATTAATCATGAAAGCACAAGATGTTTTAGGCCAAGAGAACGTTAAGGCCTTAATGCAAGGTGAGTATGACTTTACCCTAGGTGTTCGCGGTTATCAATGGGCTAAAGATAGTATTAAATCGCCAACAAATGCTCAAATCAGTGATTCTGCTAATTGGGGTAAGATTGCGACAAGCATTAAAGATACAGCAGGCGTATTAGTTACGTTTGGTAAATCAATCACAAAATCTGCTCCAGCGAAATAA